A portion of the Jaculus jaculus isolate mJacJac1 chromosome 5, mJacJac1.mat.Y.cur, whole genome shotgun sequence genome contains these proteins:
- the Pde4b gene encoding cAMP-specific 3',5'-cyclic phosphodiesterase 4B isoform X4 produces the protein METLEELDWCLDQLETIQTYRSVSEMASNKFKRMLSRELTHLSEMSRSGNQVSEYISNTFLDKQNDVEIPAPTPKDREKKKKQLMTQISGVKKLMHSSSLNNTSISRFGVSTENEDHLAKELEDLNKWGLNIFNVAGYSHNRPLTCIMYAIFQERDLLKTFKISSDTFVTYMMTLEDHYHSDVAYHNSLHAADVAQSTHVLLSTPALDAVFTDLEILAAIFAAAIHDVDHPGVSNQFLINTNSELALMYNDESVLENHHLAVGFKLLQEEHCDIFQSLTKKQRQTLRKMVIDMVLATDMSKHMSLLADLKTMVETKKVTSSGVLLLDNYTDRIQVLRNMVHCADLSNPTKSLELYRQWTDRIMEEFFQQGDKERERGMEISPMCDKHTASVEKSQVGFIDYIVHPLWETWADLVQPDAQDILDTLEDNRNWYQSMIPQSPSPPLDERNRDCQGLMEKFQFELTLEEEDCEGPEKEGEGHSYFSNTKTLCVIDPESRGSLGKTDINITTEDKSPINT, from the exons TTTAAAAGAATGCTGAGCAGGGAGCTGACACATCTCTCAGAGATGAGCCGATCAGGGAACCAGGTGTCTGAATACATTTCAAATACTTTCTTAG ACAAGCAGAATGATGTGGAgatcccagcccccaccccaaaggacagggagaagaagaagaagcagctcATGACACAGATAAGTGGGGTGAAGAAGCTCATGCACAGCTCGAGCCTGAACAACACCAGCATCTCCCGCTTTGGAGTCAGCACGGAAAATGAAGATCACCTGGCCAAG GAGCTGGAAGACCTGAATAAATGGGGTCTTAACATTTTCAATGTTGCGGGATATTCACATAATCGGCCCCTCACATGCATCATGTATGCCATATTCCAG GAAAGAGACCTTCTAAAGACATTCAAAATCTCATCTGACACATTTGTCACCTACATGATGACTTTAGAAGACCATTACCATTCTGATGTGGCTTACCATAATAGCCTGCATGCTGCTGATGTGGCTCAGTCAACCCATGTTCTTCTTTCTACACCAGCATTAGAT GCTGTCTTCACTGATTTGGAAATCCTGGCTGCCATTTTTGCAGCTGCTATCCATGATGTTGATCATCCTGGAGTCTCCAATCAGTTTCTCATCAACACAA ATTCAGAACTTGCTCTGATGTATAATGATGAGTCTGTATTGGAAAACCATCACCTTGCTGTGGGTTTCAAACTGCTACAAGAAGAACACTGTGACATCTTCCAAAGTCTTACCAAGAAGCAACGTCAGACACTCCGGAAAATGGTGATTGACATG GTGTTAGCAACTGACATGTCCAAGCATATGAGTCTTCTGGCAGACCTAAAGACGATGGTAGAAACCAAGAAGGTGACCAGCTCAGGTGTTCTCCTCCTGGACAACTATACTGACCGTATACAG GTTCTTCGCAACATGGTACACTGTGCAGACCTGAGTAATCCCACCAAGTCCTTGGAATTGTATCGGCAATGGACTGATCGCATCATGGAAGAATTTTTCCAACAAGGAGACAAAGAACGGGAGAGAGGAATGGAGATTAGTCCAATGTGTGATAAACACACAGCTTCTGTGGAAAAATCTCAG GTTGGTTTCATTGACTACATTGTCCATCCACTGTGGGAGACCTGGGCAGATCTGGTACAGCCTGATGCTCAAGACATTCTGGATACATTAGAAGATAACAGGAACTGGTATCAGAGCATGATACCCCAGAGTCCCTCCCCACCATTGGATGAGAGGAACAGAGACTGCCAGGGTCTGATGGAGAAGTTTCAGTTTGAACTTACCCTTGAAGAGGAAGATTGTGAAGGaccagaaaaggagggagagggccACAGCTATTTCAGCAACACAAAGACACTTTGTGTGATTGATCCAGAAAGCAGGGGTTCCCTAGGAAAGACTGACATAAACATCACAACAGAAGATAAGTCCCCAATCAACACATAA
- the Pde4b gene encoding cAMP-specific 3',5'-cyclic phosphodiesterase 4B isoform X5 yields MPEANYLLSVSWGYIKFKRMLSRELTHLSEMSRSGNQVSEYISNTFLDKQNDVEIPAPTPKDREKKKKQLMTQISGVKKLMHSSSLNNTSISRFGVSTENEDHLAKELEDLNKWGLNIFNVAGYSHNRPLTCIMYAIFQERDLLKTFKISSDTFVTYMMTLEDHYHSDVAYHNSLHAADVAQSTHVLLSTPALDAVFTDLEILAAIFAAAIHDVDHPGVSNQFLINTNSELALMYNDESVLENHHLAVGFKLLQEEHCDIFQSLTKKQRQTLRKMVIDMVLATDMSKHMSLLADLKTMVETKKVTSSGVLLLDNYTDRIQVLRNMVHCADLSNPTKSLELYRQWTDRIMEEFFQQGDKERERGMEISPMCDKHTASVEKSQVGFIDYIVHPLWETWADLVQPDAQDILDTLEDNRNWYQSMIPQSPSPPLDERNRDCQGLMEKFQFELTLEEEDCEGPEKEGEGHSYFSNTKTLCVIDPESRGSLGKTDINITTEDKSPINT; encoded by the exons ATGCCGGAGGCAAACTATTTGCTATCTGTGTCTTGGGGTTACATCAAG TTTAAAAGAATGCTGAGCAGGGAGCTGACACATCTCTCAGAGATGAGCCGATCAGGGAACCAGGTGTCTGAATACATTTCAAATACTTTCTTAG ACAAGCAGAATGATGTGGAgatcccagcccccaccccaaaggacagggagaagaagaagaagcagctcATGACACAGATAAGTGGGGTGAAGAAGCTCATGCACAGCTCGAGCCTGAACAACACCAGCATCTCCCGCTTTGGAGTCAGCACGGAAAATGAAGATCACCTGGCCAAG GAGCTGGAAGACCTGAATAAATGGGGTCTTAACATTTTCAATGTTGCGGGATATTCACATAATCGGCCCCTCACATGCATCATGTATGCCATATTCCAG GAAAGAGACCTTCTAAAGACATTCAAAATCTCATCTGACACATTTGTCACCTACATGATGACTTTAGAAGACCATTACCATTCTGATGTGGCTTACCATAATAGCCTGCATGCTGCTGATGTGGCTCAGTCAACCCATGTTCTTCTTTCTACACCAGCATTAGAT GCTGTCTTCACTGATTTGGAAATCCTGGCTGCCATTTTTGCAGCTGCTATCCATGATGTTGATCATCCTGGAGTCTCCAATCAGTTTCTCATCAACACAA ATTCAGAACTTGCTCTGATGTATAATGATGAGTCTGTATTGGAAAACCATCACCTTGCTGTGGGTTTCAAACTGCTACAAGAAGAACACTGTGACATCTTCCAAAGTCTTACCAAGAAGCAACGTCAGACACTCCGGAAAATGGTGATTGACATG GTGTTAGCAACTGACATGTCCAAGCATATGAGTCTTCTGGCAGACCTAAAGACGATGGTAGAAACCAAGAAGGTGACCAGCTCAGGTGTTCTCCTCCTGGACAACTATACTGACCGTATACAG GTTCTTCGCAACATGGTACACTGTGCAGACCTGAGTAATCCCACCAAGTCCTTGGAATTGTATCGGCAATGGACTGATCGCATCATGGAAGAATTTTTCCAACAAGGAGACAAAGAACGGGAGAGAGGAATGGAGATTAGTCCAATGTGTGATAAACACACAGCTTCTGTGGAAAAATCTCAG GTTGGTTTCATTGACTACATTGTCCATCCACTGTGGGAGACCTGGGCAGATCTGGTACAGCCTGATGCTCAAGACATTCTGGATACATTAGAAGATAACAGGAACTGGTATCAGAGCATGATACCCCAGAGTCCCTCCCCACCATTGGATGAGAGGAACAGAGACTGCCAGGGTCTGATGGAGAAGTTTCAGTTTGAACTTACCCTTGAAGAGGAAGATTGTGAAGGaccagaaaaggagggagagggccACAGCTATTTCAGCAACACAAAGACACTTTGTGTGATTGATCCAGAAAGCAGGGGTTCCCTAGGAAAGACTGACATAAACATCACAACAGAAGATAAGTCCCCAATCAACACATAA